One region of Plasmodium gaboni strain SY75 chromosome 6, whole genome shotgun sequence genomic DNA includes:
- a CDS encoding hypothetical protein (conserved Plasmodium protein, unknown function) has product MNSLILNSSNSSDSCCSDDEDINKVKEYIDKIHLLSNNYNIKIRINEQKEQENFVNNAEYINMYIKKHELFKKKLNDIYNFLKKKSNYDAFEHIENIYKTVSNINSSYEFISLKIRTEIIIEQIKKNIQYNYHDTIIYLNEFLQIRYKIYKYNNNAIFLLSKKETNHHDDTKKKDLFLKNDEKFIENDIIDYINYKKSCLFQNGFNKKRHDHSNAYVHLYEMDKEKINDLNRYYDRVKGLIEDDIMQCIKKKDIDSIKEKINIYLSLFQRGNLETASHKKNGKDDDSSGEYGRVKDENYVNKKKGKDIISDGFNNIESDNNIESDNNIESDNNIESDNNIESDNNIESDNNIKSDNNIKSDNNIKSDNSIHSDINYDSFDNHNYNEDKNNKINKLNEKHHRDNRKNRHIDSKDNIIHGNSNRRKVNTDKQIIFFEEYLFVCYIIITLVEIEIDKLLEFLNKKIMSKEDNVYIECIKSTYTFFYKYNNLFEKLVDNNIVYIIYNRKIQLLFNKIIEKICKEYFSQVNLRIDNYDELKNYDKNIEILSVLCYNFLNIKKFLYDLSINKMTNIYKIFDIRNHINTNMFSLETGLYKNLSYIINIQNCICAYIDHEVSFSNMCIDKAYILTDDIMLSLIDDEKKEINNNNNNNNININNINISSNDINNNNNNNIAHNNMNYENILNNNEFTSTILEDAFFIYQKCVCRSIHMNDINTICVLINNIMIHLSTTLKNYLNDNLKIAKNIYASFIHDIQNIKYFSFTKLLKHIDKNNYLGDNQTSATVTFAQNFVNSISYISQENNEHERNYKSYSVDENGITDNSDVTKKFDVTKKFDVTKKFDVTKKFDATKKFDVTNTYNLTDEHNSAVQYFKNYEPPCDEKKKKKNLYDYLKPHHYENLYNPLSTQQNIMNEIINSKFSYLHCVNNIDSCYIYIQKYKIFITDYFSEQFIQINKNQKNIQNYQHMFNNALANYDNILKEYEKLNMENCKNLLNILKIHFINELIVIENINFNITSEQYSYYQLNDPYINNLINKIKLVINHISLYFNQNILYISINMLAEKICKYIERIIKTKTFSLYGCVQIDNDIRNLMLFFTSLTNINVKKEFTKLLEICELLNISDLQDFKDFYDENKNNLNSAEIESIISLRNDISEDLLKLIKSYMNLKI; this is encoded by the exons ATGAACAGTTTAATTTTGAACTCGTCTAATAGTAGTGATTCTTGTTGTAGCGATGATGaagatattaataaagtaaaagaatatatagataagatacatttattaagcaataattataatataaaaataagaataaatgaacaaaaaGAACAGGAGAATTTTGTTAATAATGctgaatatattaatatgtatattaagaaacatgaattatttaaaaaaaaattaaatgatatatataattttttaaagaaaaaatcTAATTATGATGCATTTGAAcatattgaaaatatttataaaacCGTATCTAATATAAACTCTTCATATGAATTTATATCTCTAAAAATAAGAACtgaaattattattgaacaaatcaaaaaaaatatacaatataattatcatgatactattatatatttaaatgagtttttacaaataagatataaaatatataaatataataataacgCCATCTTTCTCTTAtcaaaaaaagaaacaaatCATCATGATgatacaaaaaaaaaagatcTTTTCTTAAAGAATGACGAGAAATTTAtagaaaatgatattatcgattatattaattataaaaaaagttGTCTATTTCAAAACGgttttaataaaaaaaggCATGACCATTCAAACGCATACGTTCACTTATATGAGATGGACaaggaaaaaattaatgaCCTCAACAG ATATTATGATCGTGTAAAGGGACTTATAGAAGATGATATTATGCAATGcatcaaaaaaaaagacatAGATAGTATTAAggagaaaataaatatttatttaagTCTTTTTCAAAGAGGTAATTTAGAAACAGCAAgtcataaaaaaaatggaaagGATGATGACTCATCTGGTGAGTATGGCCGTGTAAAGGACGAAAATTATGTAAACAAGAAAAAGGGTAAAGATATTATTAGCGATGGgtttaataatatagaaagtgataataatatagaaagtgataataatatagaaagtgataataatatagaaagtgataataatatagaaagtgataataatatagaaagtgataataatataaaaagtgataataatataaaaagtgataataatataaaaagtgATAATAGTATCCATAGTGATATTAACTATGATAGTTTTGATaatcataattataatgaggataaaaataacaaaataaataaattaaatgaaaagCATCATAGAGACAATAGAAAGAATAGACATATAGATTCGAAggataatataatacatgGTAATAGTAATAGAAGAAAAGTAAATACAGATAAACagataatattttttgaagaatatttatttgtatgctatattataattacatTAGTAGAAATAGAAATTGATAAGTTATTagaatttttaaataaaaaaattatgagtaaagaagataatgtatatattgaatgtataaaaagcacatacacatttttttacaaatataataatttatttgaaaaattagttgacaataatattgtttatataatatataatagaaagatacaattattatttaataaaattattgagaaaatatgtaaagaatatttttctcAAGTAAATTTAAGAATAGATAATTAtgatgaattaaaaaattatgataagAATATAGAAATTTTATCAGTTTTatgttataattttttaaatataaaaaagtttctatatgatttatcaataaacaaaatgacaaatatatataaaatatttgatatcagaaatcatataaatacaaatatgtTTTCTTTAGAAACAggattatataaaaatttatcatatattattaatatacaaaattGTATATGTGCTTATATTGATCATGAAGTTTCTTTCTCTAATATGTGTATAGATAAAGCATATATATTGACAGATGATATTATGTTATCTTTAATAGATGacgaaaaaaaagaaataaacaacaacaacaataataataatattaatattaataatattaatattagtagtaatgatattaataataataataataataatattgctcataataatatgaactatgaaaatattttaaataacaATGAATTTACATCAACCATATTAGAAGATgctttttttatatatcaaaaatgTGTATGTAGAAGTATTCATATGAATGATATTAACACCATATGTGttcttataaataatattatgatacATCTATCAACaacattaaaaaattatttaaatgataatttaaaaattgctaaaaatatttatgcTTCTTTTATACACGATATACAGAatatcaaatatttttcattcaCAAAATTGTTAAAGCATATAgacaaaaataattatttagGAGATAACCAGACTAGTGCCACAGTTACATTTGCTCAAAACTTTGTTAACTCAATTAGTTATATAAGTcaagaaaataatgaacACGAAAGGAATTATAAAAGTTATTCAGTTGATGAAAATGGCATAACAGATAATTCTGATGTGACCAAAAAGTTTGACGTGACAAAAAAGTTTGACGTGACAAAAAAGTTTGACGTGACAAAAAAGTTTGACGCGACAAAAAAGTTTGACGTGacaaatacatataatttaacTGATGAACATAATTCTGCTGttcaatattttaaaaattatgaacCCCCTTGTgatgagaaaaaaaaaaaaaaaaatttgtatgattatttaaaaCCTCATCATTATGAAAATCTATATAATCCTTTGTCAACacaacaaaatattatgaatgaaattattaattcaAAGTTTAGTTATCTCCATTGTGTAAATAATATCGACTCgtgttatatatatattcaaaaatataaaatatttattactGATTATTTTTCTGAACAATTCATCcaaattaataaaaatcaGAAAAACATACAAAATTATCAACACATGTTTAATAATGCCCTAGctaattatgataatattttaaaagaatatgaaaagttaaatatggaaaattgtaaaaatcttttaaatattttaaaaatacattttatCAATGAATTAATTGTAATCGAAAATATCAACTTTAATATTACAAGTGAACAATATTCATACTATCAATTAAATGACccatatataaataacttaatcaataaaataaaattagTTATCAATcatatatcattatattttaatcaaaatattttatacatatcAATTAACATGTTGGCCGAAAAG ATTTGCAAATATATCGAACGAATTATAAAAACCAAAACGTTCAGCCTCTATGGATGTGTACAAATAGATAACGACATCAGAAATCTCATGCTTTTTTTTACTTCCTTAACAAATATCAATGTTAAAAAAGAATTCACAAAACTATTAGAAATATGTGAGTTACTAAATATAAGCGACCTACAAGACTTTAAAGATTTctatgatgaaaataaaaacaatttGAATTCAGCTGAAATTGAAAGTATTATATCCCTTCGAAACGATATTTCCGAGGACCTCTTAAAATTGATAAAATCGTACATGAActtgaaaatataa
- a CDS encoding hypothetical protein (conserved Plasmodium protein, unknown function), with the protein MNNKARSKKEKYLYNQYDQCYDIFIKKNDITNIAIPQKQSEVTNTHIQFEEKNKKKRKEKYPYRIIKIIKGYKNEDIVFYSVNKINKIKKYNFFIIPYEYISEDIYLKKKKNSVPSNNINNNLSFVEELEEEEKNATYILKKNRNYNLLKYNNFIILARQKRKKYYKIKKIKKKKKIKKFNYFILKKFFIINNKNNISLECKNNTKHDDNIYYYNKKTKIYNGYVDKENDHLKYKECDSYKDIITYENKKRHDHNDYKNIETFKCPLLNILINNIKYISNYEYIIEKKLCYDCYCSIKLNKIKNNVDTNKNDMNDHTYININEYMKKKKKKKRDENIKNIYPNKLNTNEKKNRKLKNSYIFTYGFYSKKGKYHMNEDCSSHTLFSSFKIFQEIKKFYTNIKKRNYCFFDELMNVFDKTQMENKKKDLLKCDTYYHNDYMKLSKVYVKLCNPFYFLSLKKNKKENNNKTYPYDIIYNYFCDDLDEKKKKKKKKNINYINNNNNDDDKNILYNNTYNIKKGSSKKQIISNQINSSNNTTDILNYKEKKLKNLMYNNENNFYYTYDSNIRRKHKYIFICKNCKKKEYINKKKSFHVNYLKYLFNKKTYLNKKKKEHEKYFINNKYNIYDENLLDLLNDKNNSTTSSDEFQFLKFKKNKNKNKNKKIYIYIYPNDIHKDKHINNEDFILEEHYFKKQEKSNMISLKNYFIKCRTCRHLSKYDNLVNEDILNIFKRNNILMSPILLSRSNNILRSLLLSCYKNKNKKNKKNKKNKKNKKNLKDYIINCLYIQSCRKARKEIKKDITKNKKKEKKKIIENSFDNINICDTLNHSVMSNASYYYSDLEVYTKNQVRKRLEKKLKISLLIKRVNRYHRSKSCNIIRDESNGVDIYDMHKEFYYMNNYNINKDIICMDNKYIPYSISHNKEMFFKHNKKTNNIHNLYDHYDIHLFTICDGHSSCHTSSFIIKNIHKIFYYLLIHTFFNIYMSLKLIHPFLDLLYYKICLQNNLKKSNGSCIINVLINKNYIYVSNTGDSKCSLMTFNLDIYDYECKKKKKEKKKEKKKEKNKKKNKGIMSRLNVEGDIINAQGGKICGDKKICGDKKICGDKKICGDKKICGDNNICGGETRNELNYESYKINSKSISYNELNSEHNCNNYFEYLRIYKMYMKHYVNENNHNKNADNRKKTNVGEDHTYNNNNNNNIYLNKCDENIFKNIDRTYHCDIHDSNNICENLKETIYEINNLILKEKEETQINIGNIPNNIIHYNRLNGCLHPSRVIGDYDIKKRYMIYKNILSNYSNIYKYNMNNINFYNNIHYLYKYKKCNECRKNYILNSYGKFKDINDLILLKKTKNKNKNLNIRNHHIIEEKKYINLDYNKDDNNTIHFVNSYLIDNKKKNNNINDNFYDIKYKNNITNMNTHSNVIKVYKETHYNNNYNMDEQSNDNNKKKKKKKFHLYPDEQLLPYIHFKPTNLNKNYIYKSNKKNFFHLLLIASDGVFEYINPYIILNIIKKHKTIYTKIQKIYYLYNNYIKYINTTNHYLNYMIHNHNFLITSKECFELSRDIVRTTIRMGNYDDSSCFCIFLFPQF; encoded by the coding sequence atgaataataaagCTCGTTCCAAGAAAgagaaatatttatacaaCCAATACGATCAATGCtatgatatttttataaaaaaaaatgatataacTAATATTGCTATACCACAAAAACAATCTGAAGTAACAAACACACACATCCAATTTGAAGAGAAgaataaaaagaaaagaaaagagAAATATCCATATAgaataattaaaataataaagggctataaaaatgaagatattgttttttattcggtcaacaaaataaataaaattaaaaaatataatttttttatcattccttatgaatatatatcagaagatatatatttaaaaaaaaaaaaaaattctgTACCTTcaaacaatataaataataatttatcttTTGTAGAAGAACtagaagaagaagaaaaaaatgcaacttatattttaaagaaGAATCGTAATTATAATCTTCtaaaatataacaattttattattcttgcgcgtcaaaaaagaaagaaatattataaaattaagaaaataaaaaaaaagaaaaagataaagaagttcaattattttattttgaaaaaatttttcattataaataataaaaataatatttccTTAGAATGTAAAAACAATACAAAGcatgatgataatatttattattacaacAAGAAGactaaaatatataatggGTATGTCgataaagaaaatgatcatttaaaatataaagaatgtgattcatataaagatataataacttatgagaataaaaaaagacaTGATCATAATGATTATAAGAACATAGAAACTTTTAAATGTCCCTTGcttaatatattaataaataatattaaatatatttctaattatgaatatataattgaaaaaaaattatgttaTGATTGCTACTGCTCAATAaaattaaacaaaataaaaaataatgtagatacaaataaaaatgatatgaatgatcatacatatatcaatataaatgaatatatgaaaaaaaaaaaaaaaaaaaaaagagatgaaaatataaaaaatatatatcctaataaattaaatacaaatgaaaagaaaaatagaaaattaaaaaattcatatatttttacatacGGATTTTATAGTAAAAAAGGGAAATATCATATGAATGAAGATTGTAGTTCTCATACCTTATTTAGTAgttttaaaatatttcaagaaataaaaaaattttatacaaatataaagaaaagaaaCTATTGTTTTTTTGACGAACTCATGAATGTATTTGATAAGACACAaatggaaaataaaaaaaaagatttatTGAAATGTGATacatattatcataatgattatatgaaattatCTAAGGTGTATGTAAAACTATGTAAccctttttattttctttctttaaaaaaaaacaaaaaggAAAACAATAATAAGACATATCCTTATgacataatatataattatttctGTGATGATTTggatgaaaaaaaaaaaaaaaaaaaaaaaaaaaacataaattatataaataataataataatgatgatgataaaaatatattatataataatacatataatattaaaaaaggaTCTAGTAAGAAACAAATAATTTCTAATCAAATTAATAGTTCTAATAACACAACagatattttaaattataaagaaaagaaattaaaaaatttaatgtataacaatgaaaataatttttattatactTATGATAGTAATATAAGACgtaaacataaatatatatttatttgtaaaaattgtaaaaaaaaagaatatataaataaaaaaaaatctttccatgttaattatttaaagtatttatttaataagaaaacttatttaaataaaaaaaaaaaagaacatgaaaaatatttcataaataataaatataatatatatgatgagAACCTTTTggatttattaaatgataaaaataactCTACTACTAGCTCAGATGAGTTtcaatttttaaaattcaaaaaaaataaaaataaaaataaaaataaaaaaatatatatatatatatatccaaatgatatacataaagacaaacatattaataatgaagatTTTATCCTAGAAGAACATTATTTTAAGAAACAAGAAAAGTCAAACATGatatctttaaaaaattattttattaaatgtaGAACTTGTAGACATTTGTctaaatatgataatttggtgaatgaagatatattaaatatatttaaaagaaataatattttaatgtCTCCAATTCTTTTGAGTAgatcaaataatatattacgttcattgttattatcttgttataaaaataaaaataagaaaaataagaaaaataagaaaaataagaaaaataagaaaaatctaaaggattatattattaattgtttatatatacaatcTTGTCGTAAGGCAAGAAAGGAGATAAAAAAGGATATCActaagaataaaaaaaaagaaaaaaaaaaaattatagaaaattcttttgataacattaatatatgtgataCATTAAATCATAGTGTTATGTCTAATGCTTCATATTATTACTCTGACCTGGAAGTCTATACAAAGAATCAAGTGCGGAAACGTTTagaaaagaaattaaaaataagtcttttaataaaaagagTAAACAGATATCATAGGAGTAAATCttgtaatataataagaGATGAATCGAACGGTGTAGATATTTATGATATGCACAAGGagttttattatatgaataattataatataaataaggatattatttgtatggataataaatatattccaTATAGTATATCACATAATAAAGAAATGTTTTTTAAACATAacaaaaaaacaaataacatacataatttatatgatcaTTATGATATACATTTATTCACCATATGCGATGGACATAGTTCTTGTCATACAtcttcatttataataaaaaatatccataaaatattttattatcttcttATACAcactttttttaatatttacatGTCTTTGAAGTTAATACATCCTTTTCTagatttattatattataaaatatgtttgcagaataatttaaaaaaatctAACGGCTCATGCATAATTAATGttcttataaataaaaattatatatatgtcaGTAATACGGGGGATAGTAAATGTAGTCTTATGACATTTAATTTggatatatatgattatgaatgtaaaaaaaagaaaaaagaaaagaaaaaagaaaagaaaaaagaaaagaacaaaaaaaagaacaagGGAATAATGTCACGATTAAATGTGGAAGGGGATATAATAAATGCACAAGGGGGGAAAATATGTGgtgataaaaaaatatgtggtgataaaaaaatatgtggtgataaaaaaatatgtggtgataaaaaaatatgtgGTGATAACAACATATGTGGTGGTGAAACAAGAAACGAATTAAATTACgaatcatataaaataaattcaaAATCTATTTCATATAACGAACTGAATAGTGAACACAATtgtaataattattttgaatatttaagaatatataaaatgtatatgaAACATTATgttaatgaaaataatcataataagAATGCTGATAATAGGAAGAAGACAAATGTTGGAGAAGAccatacatataataataataataataataatatatatttaaataaatgtgatgagaatatatttaaaaatatagatagAACATATCATTGTGATATTCAtgatagtaataatatttgtgaaaatttaaaagagactatttatgaaataaataacttgattttaaaagaaaaagaagagacacaaataaatataggCAACATCcctaataatataattcattataataGATTAAATGGATGTTTACATCCATCAAGAGTTATAGGTgattatgatataaaaaaaagatatatgatatataagaatatattatctaattattctaatatatataaatacaatatgaataatattaatttttataataatattcattatctttataaatataaaaaatgtaatgAATGTAgaaagaattatatattaaatagCTATGGTAAGTTTAAAGACATTAATGATTTgattcttttaaaaaaaacaaaaaataaaaataaaaacttaaatataagaaatCATCATATCatagaagaaaaaaaatatataaatctggattataataaggatgataataatactaTTCATTTTGTTAACTCTTATTTaatagataataaaaaaaaaaataacaatattaatgataatttttatgatataaaatataaaaataatataacaaatatgAATACACATTCAAATGTTATAAAAGTTTATAAAGAAAcacattataataataattacaatATGGATGAACAAtcaaatgataataataaaaaaaaaaaaaaaaaaaaatttcatttatatccAGATGAACAACTTCTACCTTATATTCATTTCAAACCTacaaatttaaataaaaattatatatataaatcgaataaaaaaaactttTTTCACTTATTATTAATAGCTTCAGATGGTgtttttgaatatataaatccttatataatattaaatattataaaaaaacataaaaccatatatacaaaaattcaaaaaatatattatctttataataattatattaaatatataaatacaacAAATCATTATCTTAATTATATGATTCATAATCataattttcttattaCATCTAAAGAATGTTTTGAGTTATCTAGAGATATAGTAAGAACAACAATTCGCATGGGTAATTATGATGATAGTTCTTGTTTCtgcatatttttattcccacaattttaa
- a CDS encoding pyridoxal kinase yields MKKENIISIQSQVFDGFCGNNIAAFVFRRRGHIPKILNTVQYYSKFKHSGVELNSQEVDVILSEYNKDQEFMSDSNIYFLTGYIKNAECVDMVTKNILELRKKRKIQNGKNNDNGKEYMNGHMNGHMNGHMNGHMNGHMNGHMNGHMNGHMNGHMNGHMNGHMNGYMNGHMNGYTNGHINDHMNGHTNGHMNGHTNGHINGHMNEPNVEYPNRHINSSEHKSSNLIIPEGKLINEKDMHKNNILAVSQRRKKDEELYSIENIINLNFLWVCDPVMGDNGRLYVDERVVESYKKAIQYVDIITPNQYETELLCEMKINEEKDVIKCLNVLLHKGVKLVIITSVNYNFDKDHLFLYVSFFNNKNKIVYFKYKILKIHFNCFGSGDLFSCLLLSFIVKQKGNILHIISKVLNILQNVIKNSLTGLELNIIENQDIIASDGLINDVLIKEEPVFF; encoded by the exons atgaagaaagaaaatataatatctaTACAATCACAAGTATTTGATGGATTTTGTGGGAATAATATAGCAGCATTTGTTTTTAGAAGAAGAGGACATATTCCTAAAATTTTAAACACAGTacaatattattcaaaatTTAAACATAGTGGTGTTGAATTAAATAGCCAAGAAGTAGATGTTATATTAAgtgaatataataaagatcAAGAATTTATGAGTGATagtaatatttattttctaacAGGTTATATCAAAAATGCGGAGTGTGTTGATATGGTTACCAAGAATATACTTGAATTaagaaagaaaagaaaaatacAAAATGGGAAAAATAATGACAATGGGAAGGAGTATATGAATGGACACATGAATGGTCACATGAATGGTCATATGAATGGTCACATGAATGGTCACATGAATGGTCATATGAATGGTCACATGAATGGTCACATGAATGGTCATATGAATGGTCACATGAATGGTCATATGAATGGTTACATGAATGGTCACATGAATGGCTACACGAATGGCCACATAAATGATCACATGAATGGCCACACGAATGGCCACATGAATGGCCACACGAATGGCCACATAAATGGCCACATGAATGAACCTAATGTGGAGTATCCAAATAGACATATAAATTCAAGTGAACATAAAAGTTCCAATCTAATTATTCCTGAAGGTAAActaataaatgaaaaagatatGCATAAGAACAATATATTGGCAGTTTCTcaaagaagaaaaaaagatgaagaaTTATATTCCATAGAgaacataataaatttaaattttctttGGGTTTGTGATCCTGTTATGGGTGATAATGGAAGACTTTATGTTGATGAACGTGTTGTAgaatcatataaaaaagcGATTCAATATGTTGATATTATTACACCTAATCAATATGAAACTGAATTATTATGtgaaatgaaaataaatgaagaaaaagatgttataaaatgtttaaatgttttattacATAAAGGTGTCAAACTTGTTATCATAACGTCtgtaaattataatttcGATAAAgatcatttatttttatatgtttcattttttaataataaaaataaaatagtttattttaaatataaaattttaaagaTTCATTTTAATTGTTTTGGAAGTGGTGACCTTTTTTCTTGTTTgttattatcttttatagTAAAGCAAAAAGGAAATATCCTTCACATAATATCCAAGGTTTTGAATATTCTACAA aatGTCATAAAAAATAGTCTGACTGGGTTGgaattaaatataatag aaAATCAAGATATAATCGCAAGTGATGGTTTAATTAATGATGTTTTAATTAAAGAAGAGCCTGTATTTTTTTAG
- a CDS encoding hypothetical protein (conserved Plasmodium protein, unknown function) yields the protein MSYGWLTESTLYKKKEEIIELSKDKLSNENKHNKKNENSIDKLNSIVDSYLQNIKQNKKNEIGKKKLSYHEKLYKDKNEGVDKRIEQDKKSLSIKKQINKKKKKYEELKQKRRNDINCLVNFEAKQQAECELEEIRKLKEMEREKKK from the exons ATGTCATATGGATGGTTAACTGAAAGTACTCTTTACaagaaaaaagaagaaattaTAGAATTAAGTAAAGATAAATTATCCAATgaaaataaacataataagaaaaatgaaaatagTATTGATAAATTAAACTCTATTGTTGATTCATATCTTCAAAATATcaaacaaaataaaaaaaatgaaataggaaagaaaaag CTAAGTTATcatgaaaaattatacaaaGACAAAAATGAAGGGGTCGACAAACGAATTGAACAAGATAAAAAAAGCCTATCAattaaaaaacaaataaataaaaaaaaaaaaaagtatgAAGAGCTTAAACAAAAACGGCGTAATGATATCAACTGTCTAGTAAATTTTGAAGCAAAACAACAAGCCGAATGCGAACTAGAAGAGAtaagaaaattaaaagaaatggaaagggaaaaaaagaaataa